A window of Ruminococcus champanellensis 18P13 = JCM 17042 contains these coding sequences:
- a CDS encoding SDR family NAD(P)-dependent oxidoreductase codes for MRAVITGATSGIGKEMAVYLSQLGYDLILTGRSQKHLEQMQKALPTGVEIIALDLSEDRAPFQLYDFCKDKQVDVLVNNAGYGLFGTFDQIDLEDELHMLNVNIRALHILTKLFLRDFKKRNRGRILNVASSAGFLSGSLLSSYYASKNYVVRLTLAIYEELRRAHSKVTVSLLCPGPVDTNFNNRAGVQFSMPPASPKKVARYGIDGALQGKLILIPGMGVRLGVFASRFVPHKMMSAITYEIQKKKLK; via the coding sequence ATGCGAGCAGTGATTACAGGGGCAACGTCCGGAATCGGCAAAGAAATGGCGGTGTATCTGAGCCAGCTTGGATACGATCTGATTCTGACCGGCAGAAGTCAGAAGCATCTGGAACAGATGCAGAAAGCCCTTCCTACGGGGGTGGAGATCATCGCTTTGGATCTCAGCGAAGATCGGGCACCCTTTCAGCTATACGATTTTTGCAAAGATAAGCAGGTGGATGTGCTGGTGAACAATGCGGGATACGGTCTGTTCGGCACCTTCGACCAGATCGACCTGGAGGACGAGCTGCATATGCTGAACGTAAATATCCGGGCGCTGCACATTCTCACCAAGCTGTTTTTGCGGGACTTCAAGAAGCGGAATCGGGGCAGGATCCTGAATGTGGCATCCAGTGCCGGATTTCTTTCCGGTTCCCTGCTCTCCTCCTATTACGCCTCTAAAAATTATGTGGTGCGGCTGACGCTTGCCATTTATGAGGAGCTGCGCCGTGCCCACAGCAAAGTGACCGTCAGTCTGCTGTGCCCCGGGCCGGTGGATACCAACTTCAACAACCGGGCAGGTGTCCAGTTTAGTATGCCTCCCGCCTCCCCGAAAAAGGTAGCACGGTACGGCATTGACGGAGCATTACAGGGCAAGTTGATTCTGATCCCGGGAATGGGCGTGCGGCTTGGAGTATTCGCAAGCCGGTTCGTACCTCACAAAATGATGTCCGCCATCACCTATGAGATCCAGAAGAAAAAGCTCAAATAA
- a CDS encoding V-type ATPase subunit, whose protein sequence is MSALDKNAHYATITKIRTQYGKRLKQADYEELLSKKSVVEATEYLKGNTKYSEALSNIDASTIHRGYLEMILRRNLFERYLEFCKFQQLDRKPFYRFRIVEYEIKSLLHGIMCMNAGSMQSFISSLPAYLVKYASFPVLDLGKATSFSEILAVIHNTPYYQVLKDVPVRQDGLADYSKCELQLRTYYMRWLLNLATKEFKGTARKALTQQIEMQTDLINIINAYRMKCDFHATADELNEAMLPFSGRLSKTKLQELYAAPSTEEFLRVLGDTIYGKQIEELDKCTDSVHFEHELTKLRCNLARRSLVLAEDVAVSLYSMMYLLETEVTNIITIIEGIRYQKDISYIENLLVIQ, encoded by the coding sequence TTGTCTGCGCTTGATAAAAACGCACATTATGCGACAATCACCAAAATCAGGACACAGTACGGCAAGCGCCTGAAGCAGGCGGACTACGAGGAGTTGCTGTCCAAAAAATCCGTCGTGGAAGCAACGGAGTATTTAAAGGGCAATACGAAGTACAGCGAGGCTTTGTCCAACATCGATGCTTCCACTATTCACAGAGGATACCTGGAAATGATCCTGCGGCGGAATCTGTTTGAACGGTATCTGGAATTCTGCAAGTTCCAGCAGCTGGATCGCAAGCCCTTCTACCGGTTCCGCATCGTGGAATACGAGATCAAGTCCCTGCTGCACGGTATCATGTGCATGAACGCCGGTTCCATGCAGTCCTTCATCTCCTCCCTGCCTGCGTACCTGGTGAAATACGCCTCCTTCCCGGTGCTGGATCTTGGCAAAGCCACCAGCTTCTCGGAGATCCTGGCGGTGATCCACAATACCCCCTATTATCAGGTTCTGAAGGATGTGCCTGTCCGGCAGGATGGGCTGGCGGACTACAGCAAGTGCGAATTGCAGCTGCGTACCTATTACATGCGCTGGCTGCTGAATCTGGCAACCAAAGAATTCAAGGGCACAGCACGGAAAGCGCTGACCCAGCAGATCGAAATGCAGACGGATCTGATCAATATCATCAACGCCTACCGGATGAAATGCGACTTCCATGCCACTGCGGACGAGCTGAATGAAGCCATGCTTCCCTTCTCCGGGCGGCTGTCCAAAACCAAGCTGCAGGAGCTGTACGCCGCACCCAGTACGGAGGAGTTTCTCCGGGTGCTGGGGGATACGATCTACGGCAAGCAGATTGAAGAACTGGACAAATGCACGGACAGCGTACATTTCGAGCATGAGCTGACAAAGCTCCGGTGCAATCTGGCACGGCGCTCTCTAGTGCTGGCGGAGGATGTGGCAGTGAGCCTGTACTCCATGATGTACCTGCTGGAAACTGAGGTGACCAATATTATCACCATTATTGAAGGCATCCGGTATCAGAAGGATATTTCCTATATTGAAAATCTCCTTGTGATCCAGTAA
- a CDS encoding Vacuolar (H+)-ATPase G subunit, with protein sequence MENIVTRIIEIDREANEKLAQSKQQQQQLLADARAEAQQQEEELEKRADNRISQVELYHEGEYRRISQELSEKFDAAVTALNKSFEERHEQIETEIFNRIVGE encoded by the coding sequence ATGGAAAACATTGTAACAAGAATCATCGAGATCGATCGGGAGGCGAACGAAAAGCTTGCCCAGTCCAAACAGCAGCAGCAACAGCTCCTTGCGGATGCACGGGCAGAGGCGCAGCAGCAGGAGGAGGAGCTGGAAAAGCGGGCGGACAACCGGATCTCCCAAGTGGAGCTTTACCATGAAGGCGAGTACCGGCGTATCAGCCAGGAGCTGAGCGAAAAGTTTGATGCGGCTGTGACGGCGCTGAACAAAAGCTTTGAGGAGCGGCACGAACAGATCGAAACTGAGATTTTTAATAGAATTGTAGGTGAATAG
- the lgt gene encoding prolipoprotein diacylglyceryl transferase, giving the protein MTELGDLGYYEIVFPKLGIDITVKSVAFTIFGMQITWYGLIITFGMLLAMIYGFSQMKRYGIDPDRAIDAVIGGIVGGIVGARIYYVLFHWDSFAGDWKSLFNIRGGGLAIYGGVIGALLVGGLVAKLRKVKLMPMLDIVAVGFLLGQGIGRWGNFTNHEAFGTNTDSIFGMSSGKIQEWIVNNTAYAGNTLYGKGINLSEHYPVHPCFLYESVWCLLGFFLLAYIARKHRKFDGQIFLMYVAWYGFERFFVEGLRTDSLYIGTLRVSQVLAAVSCVTAIVLLIVCYSRVKRMGADYHLYCDTAESKQLLAEAAAREENARKKREGDVELTEKILAEDEPEDTEPETASEEQTSETSTDKD; this is encoded by the coding sequence ATGACAGAACTCGGCGATCTTGGTTATTATGAAATTGTATTTCCCAAACTCGGTATTGACATTACGGTGAAAAGCGTGGCGTTCACGATTTTCGGCATGCAGATCACCTGGTACGGATTGATTATCACCTTTGGCATGCTTCTGGCTATGATCTACGGCTTTTCCCAGATGAAGCGTTACGGTATAGATCCTGACCGTGCCATTGACGCAGTGATCGGCGGCATTGTAGGTGGCATCGTAGGTGCCCGTATCTATTATGTGCTGTTCCATTGGGATAGCTTTGCCGGTGACTGGAAAAGCTTGTTCAACATCCGGGGCGGCGGACTTGCCATTTACGGCGGTGTCATCGGCGCATTACTGGTGGGCGGACTGGTGGCAAAGCTCCGGAAGGTGAAGCTGATGCCGATGCTGGATATTGTTGCAGTGGGCTTTCTGCTGGGACAGGGCATCGGCCGCTGGGGAAACTTCACCAATCACGAAGCCTTCGGCACCAATACGGACAGCATTTTCGGCATGTCCAGCGGCAAGATCCAGGAATGGATCGTGAACAATACCGCCTATGCAGGGAACACCCTCTACGGGAAGGGCATCAACCTGTCCGAGCATTACCCGGTACACCCCTGCTTTTTGTACGAATCCGTCTGGTGCCTGCTGGGCTTCTTCCTGCTGGCATACATTGCCCGGAAGCACCGGAAATTTGACGGACAGATCTTCCTGATGTATGTGGCATGGTATGGCTTTGAGCGGTTCTTTGTAGAGGGACTGCGCACGGACAGCCTGTACATCGGCACCCTGCGAGTATCCCAGGTGCTGGCTGCGGTTTCCTGTGTTACTGCCATCGTACTGCTGATCGTATGCTATTCCCGTGTCAAGCGCATGGGGGCGGATTATCACCTGTACTGCGATACGGCGGAATCCAAGCAGTTGCTTGCGGAGGCTGCCGCCCGGGAGGAGAATGCCCGGAAGAAGCGGGAAGGGGACGTGGAGCTGACGGAAAAGATCCTGGCGGAGGATGAGCCGGAGGATACAGAACCGGAAACAGCGTCTGAAGAACAGACATCGGAAACATCAACGGATAAGGATTGA
- a CDS encoding lactate utilization protein — MDENQKAIIRRQMQKTGEALTRNRMHVYYADSKSEALEQVKSLLYAGEIVASGGSMTLEECGVMDLLRSGTYQFLDRAVCKPEEMQTLYRKCFSADAYLCSANAVTANGELYNVDGNSNRVAAISYGPSRVIMVVGCNKLVPDLDAAIKRVKTCAAPANAERLSCPTYCKESGSCMSLNQSAPGMTDGCHGDGRICCNYLVSAQQRNPDRMHVILVAEPLGY; from the coding sequence ATGGATGAGAACCAGAAGGCCATCATCAGACGGCAGATGCAGAAAACCGGAGAAGCCCTGACCCGGAATCGGATGCATGTGTATTATGCGGACAGCAAATCGGAGGCACTGGAACAGGTCAAGTCCCTGCTGTATGCAGGGGAGATCGTCGCCAGCGGCGGTTCCATGACCCTGGAGGAATGCGGCGTGATGGATCTGCTCCGCAGCGGCACTTATCAGTTCCTGGATCGTGCCGTCTGTAAGCCGGAGGAGATGCAGACACTGTACCGGAAATGCTTTTCGGCAGACGCATATCTTTGCAGCGCCAATGCGGTGACCGCCAACGGGGAATTATACAATGTGGATGGCAACAGCAATCGGGTAGCTGCTATCAGCTACGGTCCCAGCCGGGTCATTATGGTAGTAGGCTGCAACAAGCTGGTGCCGGATCTGGACGCAGCGATCAAGCGGGTCAAGACCTGTGCGGCTCCGGCAAATGCAGAGCGTCTTTCCTGTCCAACCTACTGTAAGGAATCCGGCAGCTGTATGTCCCTGAATCAGTCCGCTCCTGGCATGACTGACGGATGTCACGGGGACGGCAGGATCTGCTGCAATTACCTGGTGTCCGCTCAGCAGAGAAATCCGGATCGGATGCATGTGATCCTGGTGGCGGAGCCACTTGGGTATTGA
- the folD gene encoding bifunctional methylenetetrahydrofolate dehydrogenase/methenyltetrahydrofolate cyclohydrolase FolD — protein sequence MAKIIDGKEVSAQVKEQVKEEAAQLKAATGLQVGLAVVIVGNNPASRVYVNNKKKACEAVGFQSFEYALDEGTTQEELLELVEVLNENPQVNGILVQLPLPKQIDEKAIINAISPDKDVDAFHPSNVGRIMIGSYAFLPCTPAGVMELIASTGVSVSGKNCVVIGRSNIVGKPMAMLLLHQNGTVTICHSRTQNLKEICAQADILVAAVGKANFVTADMVKEGAVVIDVGMNRLDNGKLCGDVDFAAVEPKAGYITPVPGGVGPMTIAMLMRNTLTAAKQQNGLA from the coding sequence ATGGCAAAGATCATTGACGGCAAGGAAGTATCCGCACAGGTCAAGGAGCAGGTCAAGGAGGAAGCAGCCCAGCTGAAGGCTGCAACCGGTCTGCAGGTTGGTCTGGCGGTTGTGATCGTAGGCAATAACCCGGCGTCCCGGGTATATGTGAACAACAAGAAAAAAGCATGCGAGGCGGTTGGCTTCCAGTCCTTTGAGTACGCACTGGATGAGGGTACCACACAGGAGGAGCTGCTGGAACTGGTGGAGGTACTGAACGAGAACCCCCAGGTCAACGGCATTCTGGTGCAGCTGCCCCTGCCCAAGCAGATCGATGAAAAGGCGATCATCAACGCTATCAGCCCGGACAAGGATGTGGACGCATTCCACCCCTCCAACGTGGGCAGAATCATGATCGGCTCCTATGCATTCCTGCCCTGCACACCGGCTGGGGTTATGGAACTGATCGCCAGCACCGGCGTATCCGTCAGCGGCAAGAACTGCGTCGTCATCGGCAGAAGCAACATCGTGGGCAAGCCTATGGCAATGCTGCTGCTGCATCAGAATGGCACTGTGACCATCTGTCACTCCCGGACACAGAATCTGAAGGAGATTTGCGCACAGGCGGATATTCTGGTTGCGGCAGTGGGAAAGGCGAATTTTGTCACCGCAGACATGGTAAAGGAAGGGGCTGTTGTCATTGACGTGGGCATGAACCGACTGGACAACGGCAAGCTGTGCGGCGATGTGGATTTTGCGGCAGTGGAGCCCAAGGCAGGTTACATTACTCCCGTGCCCGGCGGCGTGGGTCCTATGACCATTGCCATGCTGATGCGCAACACGCTGACCGCTGCAAAGCAGCAGAATGGTCTGGCATAA
- a CDS encoding glycosyl hydrolase — MRKQKRQLSVLLASAVAMTTLLSFPGGAVSSDTLTTYEFEQGVIDRAKQYDAGWTDTNDAGDTYDCTDPTGSGFVYLTDKGSSVTCTVEVEKAGLYNMNIRYLQPNDTNKKVQYLNINGSNQGEVTFPYNLKWSEITTLVTLREGSNSIELKGYWGYTYLDSFTLTQADESISQLSPTDSLSNPHANDTTKRLYAYLRSVYGNHILSGQQEMCGSHNYNYNADPTSGFIKDNEAEFTYIQEQTGKQPAIRGIDFLTYHLDENGELSYQDYAAERAIEWTNKYGGIATISWHWSVPSSTGNYAFYVESANANYTDFSISKAVTEGTKEHEIIMKDIELVASKFQMLEDADVSVIFRPLHEAEGAWFWWGAEGPEPCVKLYRLLYDQLTNVYGLDNIIWEWTGYTTPNSAAWYPGDDVVDLIGYDKYNVSDGIPNPSAIASTFYGLVASTNGQKMVAMSENDAIPSLENLVNDRAAWLYFCPWYGYYLTGEVNNPVDLLNEIYNSEYCITLDELPDIRSFPLDAPSTTAASTTGSGTVTTTATTTSLYGDVNADGIVDIADTVLLARYIAQDNAVKVSEAGLQNADCVLDGNIDASDLTAIARYLAHLTDADQLGIKP; from the coding sequence ATGAGAAAACAGAAACGCCAGTTGTCCGTCCTGCTGGCTTCTGCTGTGGCAATGACTACCCTGCTCAGCTTTCCCGGCGGCGCAGTATCCTCCGACACACTGACCACCTACGAGTTTGAACAGGGCGTGATCGACCGTGCCAAGCAGTACGATGCAGGCTGGACAGACACCAACGATGCAGGCGATACCTACGACTGTACGGATCCCACCGGCAGCGGCTTTGTGTATCTGACCGACAAGGGCAGTTCCGTTACCTGTACAGTGGAGGTGGAAAAAGCCGGGCTGTACAATATGAATATCCGCTATCTGCAGCCCAATGACACCAACAAAAAGGTGCAGTATCTGAACATCAACGGCTCCAATCAAGGAGAAGTCACCTTCCCCTATAATCTGAAGTGGAGCGAGATTACCACGCTGGTCACCCTGCGGGAGGGCAGCAACAGCATTGAGCTGAAGGGCTACTGGGGCTATACCTACCTGGACAGCTTTACTCTGACCCAGGCGGACGAAAGCATTTCTCAGCTTTCTCCCACGGATTCTCTGTCCAATCCTCACGCCAACGACACCACGAAGCGGCTCTACGCTTACCTGCGCAGTGTGTACGGCAACCACATTCTTTCCGGTCAGCAGGAAATGTGCGGTTCCCACAACTACAATTACAATGCGGATCCTACCTCCGGATTCATCAAGGACAATGAGGCGGAGTTCACCTATATCCAGGAGCAGACCGGCAAGCAGCCCGCCATCCGGGGCATTGATTTCCTCACCTATCACCTGGATGAAAACGGGGAGCTTTCCTACCAGGACTATGCCGCAGAGCGTGCCATCGAGTGGACCAACAAGTACGGTGGCATCGCTACCATCAGCTGGCACTGGAGCGTCCCCTCCAGCACCGGCAATTACGCTTTCTATGTAGAATCCGCCAATGCAAACTATACGGATTTCAGCATCTCTAAAGCTGTCACTGAGGGCACCAAGGAGCACGAGATTATCATGAAGGATATTGAACTAGTGGCAAGCAAGTTTCAGATGCTGGAGGATGCAGACGTGTCCGTCATCTTCCGTCCCCTCCACGAGGCAGAGGGCGCATGGTTCTGGTGGGGCGCTGAAGGCCCGGAGCCCTGCGTCAAGCTGTACCGGCTGCTGTACGATCAGCTGACCAATGTGTACGGTCTGGACAATATTATCTGGGAATGGACGGGCTACACCACCCCCAATTCAGCTGCATGGTACCCGGGGGATGATGTGGTGGATCTGATTGGCTATGACAAGTACAATGTCAGCGACGGCATCCCCAACCCCAGCGCCATCGCCTCCACCTTCTATGGGCTGGTTGCCAGCACCAACGGACAGAAAATGGTTGCCATGTCTGAGAATGACGCAATTCCATCATTGGAAAATCTGGTAAATGACCGGGCTGCTTGGCTGTATTTCTGCCCCTGGTATGGGTACTACCTGACCGGAGAGGTCAACAACCCGGTGGATCTGCTGAACGAGATCTACAACAGCGAATATTGCATTACGCTGGATGAGCTGCCGGATATCCGCAGCTTCCCGCTGGATGCCCCCTCCACCACTGCTGCATCCACCACAGGCTCCGGAACGGTCACAACCACCGCTACCACAACCTCCCTGTACGGGGATGTGAACGCAGACGGCATTGTAGATATTGCAGACACGGTGCTGCTGGCACGGTACATCGCCCAGGACAATGCAGTGAAGGTCAGCGAGGCAGGGCTACAGAATGCGGACTGTGTGCTGGATGGCAACATTGACGCATCGGATCTGACCGCCATTGCTCGCTACCTTGCCCATCTGACCGACGCAGATCAATTGGGGATCAAGCCATAA
- a CDS encoding DUF4317 domain-containing protein — MNKKEVGEIRKNFTDASGFMVMHRMLTAYIDPEKNVRCRQVQSCITMPEDSRAVWKDTLRRVLSPSVGKALTEYAFPNEQYAQGGTQQMLYQLLQTKLEAEEPIDAFLTHLSEKIQYASAFAFTCAYCTYTIRTKDKNDEYNETADEEYSFLLAGFCPANTGDDGFVYSEFDNALVKKENTELIVSKAPSDGFLFPVFSDRSPDINHMMYYSQKPNKPNLSIVEDVLGCQFLMCPKEEKAEFQTILRTVAGEDLDYMMITSVNERLAEVAADHKTETEVPTLDSSKLKDLLYDVGVSREKLDVVETVYQKTVGDAPLTVSNLIETKTVVSTPEITVHIKPGATDKVRTSVIGGRHCLLIDLDDPCVEINGLTAKLYQPAASEE, encoded by the coding sequence ATGAATAAAAAAGAAGTGGGAGAGATCCGAAAGAATTTTACGGACGCCAGCGGTTTTATGGTCATGCACCGGATGCTGACCGCATACATAGACCCGGAAAAGAATGTGCGCTGCCGACAGGTGCAGTCCTGTATCACCATGCCGGAGGACAGCCGTGCTGTATGGAAGGATACCCTGCGGCGGGTGCTCAGCCCCAGTGTGGGCAAGGCGCTGACGGAGTATGCATTTCCCAATGAGCAGTATGCACAGGGGGGGACTCAGCAGATGCTGTATCAGCTGCTGCAGACCAAGCTGGAGGCGGAGGAGCCGATTGACGCCTTTCTGACCCATTTGTCCGAAAAGATCCAGTATGCATCTGCTTTTGCCTTTACCTGTGCTTACTGCACCTATACAATCCGTACAAAGGACAAAAATGATGAATACAACGAAACTGCCGATGAGGAATACAGCTTCCTGCTTGCCGGATTCTGTCCGGCTAATACGGGGGATGACGGTTTTGTATACAGCGAATTTGACAATGCGCTGGTGAAGAAGGAGAATACGGAGCTGATCGTCAGCAAGGCACCCTCCGATGGGTTCCTGTTCCCGGTGTTCAGTGACCGTTCTCCGGATATCAACCACATGATGTATTATTCCCAGAAGCCCAACAAGCCCAACCTGTCCATTGTGGAGGATGTGCTGGGCTGTCAGTTCCTCATGTGTCCCAAGGAGGAGAAGGCAGAGTTCCAGACCATTCTGCGAACAGTTGCCGGAGAGGATCTGGACTATATGATGATCACCAGCGTCAACGAACGGTTGGCGGAGGTGGCGGCGGATCACAAAACAGAAACAGAAGTGCCTACTCTGGACAGCAGCAAGCTGAAGGATCTGCTGTATGACGTTGGGGTCAGCCGGGAGAAGCTGGACGTGGTGGAGACCGTCTATCAGAAAACCGTAGGGGATGCACCTCTGACCGTATCCAATCTGATCGAAACAAAGACCGTTGTTTCCACTCCGGAGATCACGGTGCATATCAAGCCTGGCGCAACAGATAAGGTGCGCACCAGTGTGATCGGGGGGCGGCACTGTCTGCTGATCGATCTGGACGATCCCTGCGTGGAGATCAACGGACTGACGGCAAAGCTGTATCAGCCGGCAGCGTCGGAGGAATAG
- the yfmH gene encoding EF-P 5-aminopentanol modification-associated protein YfmH, whose translation MQKEIISNPRTGDQYLLVHHPSGLDILICEMDGFSTTEALFATKYGSINTRFRTAQDPDICVVPEGIAHFLEHKLFENEDCDAFALYAKTGADANAYTDFDKTCYLFSCSDHYQESLGILLSFVQEPYFTQASVDKEQGIIGQEIRMIEDDPSWRVLFNLLKAMYHNHPVRIDIGGTVESIAKIDADLLYRCYNTFYNLHNMVLVVAGNVKADEVLKIADEKLKPCKDLSLETFFPEEPADVVKHEVTDHAAVGLPLFQIGFKSQPASGIDLVRAELECYVAISVLADPASPLYRSMLEEQLINSAFSFEVFTGDGYFANLFGGESADPYTVRDRILAEIARCKREGLDRAHFESVKKACYGSMLRESNNVGATATNLMNAHLAGVKPYDSLQILADMTYEQVQQALCTRFDPERVVLSVVEKE comes from the coding sequence ATGCAAAAAGAGATCATTTCCAATCCCCGAACCGGGGATCAGTATCTGCTGGTACACCACCCATCCGGGCTGGATATTCTGATTTGCGAGATGGATGGCTTCAGCACCACTGAAGCGCTGTTTGCCACAAAGTACGGCTCCATCAACACCCGGTTCCGTACTGCACAGGATCCGGATATCTGTGTGGTGCCGGAGGGTATCGCCCATTTTCTGGAACACAAGCTGTTTGAAAACGAGGACTGCGATGCCTTTGCCCTGTATGCGAAAACCGGTGCCGATGCCAATGCCTACACGGACTTTGACAAGACCTGTTATCTGTTCAGCTGCTCAGATCACTACCAGGAATCCCTGGGTATCCTGTTGTCCTTTGTACAGGAGCCTTACTTTACCCAGGCAAGCGTGGACAAGGAACAGGGCATTATCGGTCAGGAGATCCGCATGATCGAGGATGATCCCTCCTGGAGAGTGCTGTTCAATCTGCTGAAGGCCATGTATCACAATCATCCGGTGCGGATCGACATCGGCGGCACGGTGGAAAGCATCGCAAAGATCGATGCGGATCTACTATATCGCTGCTACAACACCTTCTACAATCTGCATAATATGGTGCTGGTGGTTGCCGGCAACGTGAAAGCGGATGAGGTGCTGAAGATTGCAGACGAAAAGCTCAAGCCCTGCAAGGATCTGTCCCTGGAAACCTTCTTCCCGGAGGAGCCTGCGGATGTGGTGAAGCATGAGGTCACGGATCATGCGGCAGTGGGGCTGCCCCTGTTCCAGATCGGCTTCAAGTCCCAGCCGGCATCCGGCATTGACCTGGTGCGTGCGGAGCTGGAGTGCTATGTTGCCATCAGCGTGCTGGCGGATCCGGCGTCCCCCCTGTACCGGAGCATGCTGGAGGAGCAGCTGATCAACTCGGCTTTCTCCTTTGAAGTATTCACCGGAGACGGCTACTTTGCAAACCTGTTCGGGGGCGAATCTGCGGATCCCTACACGGTGCGGGATCGGATCCTGGCGGAAATTGCCCGCTGCAAGCGGGAGGGGCTGGATCGGGCGCATTTTGAAAGCGTCAAGAAAGCCTGCTACGGATCCATGCTCCGGGAATCCAACAACGTGGGGGCAACGGCTACCAACCTGATGAACGCACACCTTGCCGGCGTCAAGCCCTATGACAGCCTGCAGATTCTGGCTGATATGACTTACGAGCAGGTGCAGCAGGCACTTTGCACCCGATTTGATCCGGAGCGGGTAGTACTCTCAGTTGTGGAAAAGGAGTAA
- the yfmF gene encoding EF-P 5-aminopentanol modification-associated protein YfmF: protein MPVSYLRESLADGIAYTSIVDEKFKTNLIRIRLITPLRMETVSDHAVALGVIGVSNREYPDLSALTARLNELYGANIGVDIARRGDLQILSVSVSAIDNRFALEGEDITGEAVRILLNCVFDPNLEGNAFGEEVFRSRKKELLDAVEAEINNKRGYALLQAQKTVYAGEPAMLSSYGTRETAEAVTAETAYAAYKRLLETAQIEIYSVSAAPLPQVKEQIRTAFAAIDRHPEQIAYTAASPLKPEPKTVIDPMDVGQSKLVMGFKTDVEDIHLMRLLNAMFGGTVSSKLFLNVREKLSLCYYCASNYIDSKRTMLVDSGVELANYETTRDEILRQLDALRSGDFTDEEMDSALLSLVNSVRGTGDTPSGWVGWYFYLLCSGLDRTPQQEAEYYRSMFADRQKLRQRLMDAAKSLQLDTVYLMQQREGE, encoded by the coding sequence ATGCCTGTTTCTTATCTCAGAGAATCCCTGGCAGATGGAATTGCATATACATCCATTGTGGATGAGAAATTCAAAACCAATCTGATCCGGATTCGCCTGATTACACCCTTGCGGATGGAAACGGTGTCCGATCATGCGGTTGCACTTGGGGTGATCGGCGTCTCCAACCGGGAGTATCCGGATCTGTCCGCTCTGACTGCCCGGCTCAATGAGCTGTACGGTGCAAATATCGGCGTAGACATTGCAAGACGGGGGGATCTGCAAATTCTCTCCGTTTCCGTCAGCGCCATTGACAACCGATTCGCTCTGGAAGGGGAGGATATTACCGGAGAAGCAGTTCGGATCCTGCTGAACTGCGTATTTGACCCGAACCTGGAAGGGAATGCCTTCGGTGAGGAGGTCTTCCGCTCCAGGAAGAAGGAACTGCTGGATGCAGTAGAAGCGGAGATCAACAACAAGCGGGGCTATGCGCTGCTTCAGGCGCAGAAAACCGTGTATGCCGGTGAACCCGCCATGCTCTCCTCTTATGGCACCCGGGAAACAGCGGAGGCTGTGACTGCCGAAACCGCCTATGCCGCATACAAAAGGCTGCTGGAAACGGCGCAGATCGAGATCTATTCCGTCAGTGCAGCGCCTCTGCCCCAGGTCAAAGAGCAGATCCGGACAGCATTTGCCGCCATTGACCGGCATCCGGAGCAGATTGCTTATACGGCGGCAAGCCCCCTGAAGCCGGAGCCGAAAACCGTGATCGATCCGATGGATGTGGGACAGTCCAAGCTGGTCATGGGCTTCAAGACCGATGTGGAGGATATCCACCTGATGCGGCTGCTGAACGCCATGTTCGGCGGCACCGTGTCCTCCAAGCTGTTTCTGAACGTGCGGGAAAAGCTGAGCCTTTGCTACTACTGCGCCAGCAATTATATCGATTCCAAGCGCACCATGCTGGTGGATTCCGGCGTAGAGCTTGCCAATTACGAGACCACCCGGGATGAGATTCTGCGGCAGCTGGACGCTCTGCGCTCCGGTGACTTTACCGATGAGGAAATGGACAGCGCTTTGCTGAGTCTGGTCAATTCCGTTCGGGGCACGGGGGATACTCCTTCCGGCTGGGTGGGTTGGTATTTCTACCTGCTTTGCAGCGGTCTGGATCGGACGCCCCAGCAGGAGGCGGAGTATTACCGCAGTATGTTTGCGGATCGGCAGAAGCTGCGGCAGCGGCTGATGGATGCGGCAAAGTCGTTGCAGCTGGATACTGTATATCTGATGCAGCAACGGGAAGGGGAGTAA